One Actinomadura viridis genomic region harbors:
- a CDS encoding ArsR/SmtB family transcription factor, translating into MWRISVDTLARSRFVVSPLAETLACVKTLERGTAAHPGERAWLDAHLPAYRARLAAEPVTALVIKSALGRRWNADYLMPTPPGMGDLTFQEELERVRETPPEAVRAHLLMALERPLPVPLRRRHDLAERTADLLEWVWTVTVLPDWPRRRRVFEADAVARAVRLGRGGWADVLDDLRPGTRWLGDGRLRINVHDYPPRDISGAQLFFVPVTARTGWVTWEEPDRYALIYPCAGPLAGTERPPVPEALGALLGPARAGVLVLLGSPMSTTQLVALTGQGLGSVGRHLKVLLDARLVLRRRSGRSVLYYRTAAGDALVEAQEGEPSGARDAFR; encoded by the coding sequence ATGTGGCGGATCAGCGTGGACACGCTGGCCCGGAGCCGGTTCGTCGTCTCGCCGCTGGCCGAGACCCTCGCCTGCGTGAAGACCCTGGAGCGGGGGACCGCCGCCCATCCCGGCGAGCGCGCCTGGCTGGACGCCCACCTGCCCGCCTACCGGGCCCGGCTGGCCGCCGAGCCGGTCACCGCCCTGGTGATCAAGTCCGCGCTGGGCCGCCGCTGGAACGCCGACTACCTCATGCCGACGCCCCCGGGTATGGGCGACCTGACCTTCCAGGAGGAACTGGAACGGGTCCGTGAGACGCCGCCCGAGGCCGTCCGCGCCCACCTGCTGATGGCGCTGGAGCGCCCGCTGCCCGTCCCGCTGCGCCGCCGGCACGACCTGGCCGAACGCACCGCGGACCTGCTGGAATGGGTGTGGACCGTGACCGTGCTGCCGGACTGGCCGCGCCGCCGCCGGGTCTTCGAGGCCGACGCCGTCGCGCGGGCGGTCCGGCTCGGCCGGGGCGGATGGGCGGACGTGCTGGACGACCTGCGTCCCGGGACGCGCTGGCTGGGCGACGGCCGGTTGCGGATCAACGTGCACGACTACCCGCCCCGGGACATCAGCGGGGCGCAGCTGTTCTTCGTCCCGGTCACCGCCCGCACGGGCTGGGTCACCTGGGAGGAACCGGACCGCTACGCCCTGATCTACCCGTGCGCGGGGCCGCTGGCCGGGACGGAGCGCCCGCCCGTGCCCGAGGCCCTGGGGGCGCTGCTCGGCCCGGCGCGGGCCGGCGTCCTCGTCCTGCTCGGCAGCCCCATGAGCACGACGCAGCTGGTGGCGCTGACCGGCCAGGGACTGGGCTCGGTGGGCCGCCACCTCAAGGTCCTGCTGGACGCCCGCCTCGTCCTGCGGCGGCGGTCCGGACGCTCGGTCCTCTACTACCGCACCGCCGCGGGCGACGCGCTGGTCGAGGCCCAGGAGGGAGAACCCTCCGGGGCCCGCGACGCGTTCAGGTAG
- a CDS encoding MFS transporter, with the protein MRTYGELFRSPEFTPLFATSAFQVAATTVSGLALSTLVYAATGSPLLAALSMFGQSLVQMIGAVTLLSAADRIPPRAATAGLALASAAGTAALAVPGLPGWAGVAVVVALGLVASVGGGVRYGLLSEILPADGYLIGRSVLNMTTGTMQICGFAAGAGLLAVLSPRGTLLAGAALHLTAALVARLRLARRPPRAAGRPSVAQTWRANGLLLSSPSRRRVYLAMWVPNGLIVGCESLFVPYTPRNAGLLLAFAALGMLAGDTVMGRFATPSWRSRLGPRPYLLLAVPYLLFALDPGLPLALAAVTIASAGFSGTLLLQERLLSLTPETMRGQALGLQSSGMLTMQGVSAALAGTIAQHTSPGTAMAVLAAVSVAVTLSLAPGLRPVRAAPPVPEPPAPQQASR; encoded by the coding sequence ATGCGCACCTATGGGGAGCTGTTCCGATCCCCCGAGTTCACACCGCTGTTCGCCACCTCGGCCTTCCAGGTTGCCGCCACCACGGTGAGCGGGCTGGCCCTCAGCACGCTCGTGTACGCGGCCACCGGGTCGCCGCTGCTGGCGGCCCTCAGCATGTTCGGCCAGTCCCTGGTCCAGATGATCGGCGCGGTCACGCTGCTGTCGGCGGCCGACCGGATCCCGCCGCGGGCCGCGACGGCGGGGCTGGCGCTGGCCTCCGCCGCGGGCACCGCCGCCCTGGCGGTCCCCGGCCTGCCCGGCTGGGCGGGGGTCGCCGTCGTGGTGGCCCTGGGCCTGGTCGCGTCCGTCGGCGGCGGGGTGCGGTACGGGCTGCTCAGTGAGATCCTCCCCGCGGACGGTTACCTGATCGGACGCTCGGTCCTCAACATGACCACGGGGACCATGCAGATCTGCGGGTTCGCCGCCGGTGCCGGGCTGCTGGCCGTGCTGTCCCCGCGCGGGACGTTGCTGGCCGGGGCCGCGCTCCACCTCACCGCCGCGCTCGTCGCCCGCCTGCGCCTGGCCCGGCGCCCGCCGCGCGCCGCCGGGCGCCCCTCGGTCGCCCAGACCTGGCGGGCCAACGGGCTGCTGCTGTCGTCCCCGTCCCGCCGCCGCGTCTACCTGGCGATGTGGGTGCCGAACGGGCTGATCGTGGGCTGCGAGTCGCTGTTCGTCCCGTACACGCCGCGGAACGCGGGCCTGCTGCTCGCCTTCGCCGCGCTCGGCATGCTCGCCGGGGACACCGTGATGGGCCGGTTCGCCACGCCGTCCTGGCGGAGCCGGCTCGGCCCCCGCCCCTACCTTCTGCTGGCCGTGCCGTACCTGCTCTTCGCGCTGGACCCGGGGCTCCCGTTGGCGCTGGCGGCCGTCACGATCGCCTCCGCGGGCTTCTCGGGCACCCTGCTGCTGCAGGAACGCCTGCTGTCGCTGACCCCGGAGACCATGCGGGGCCAGGCGCTGGGGCTCCAGTCCTCCGGGATGCTGACCATGCAGGGGGTCTCCGCCGCCCTCGCCGGGACGATCGCGCAGCACACCTCGCCCGGTACGGCGATGGCCGTGCTGGCGGCGGTGTCCGTCGCGGTCACCCTGAGCCTCGCCCCCGGGCTGCGTCCGGTACGGGCGGCGCCGCCCGTCCCGGAGCCGCCGGCCCCGCAGCAAGCCTCTCGCTAG
- a CDS encoding DEAD/DEAH box helicase encodes MSRNRPRGRRPAARNGSAPRNGSAPRTEAAPPKATTPALPPVASFAELAMPSALLEALARQGVTAPFPIQGATLPDALNGRDVLGRGRTGSGKTLAFGLALLARTAGRRAEPRHPLAMVLVPTRELAQQVSEALTPYAEAVGLRTATVVGGLSLTRQAAALRRGAEVVVATPGRLADLIERGDCRLEQVAVTVLDEADQMADMGFLPQVTRLLDQVAPGGQRMLFSATLDRDVDRLVHRFLHDPVTHSVDPPAGAVTTMEHHLLHVTETDKNDAIAHIGARDGRVIMFVAKKHAADRLARRLMSSGVRAAALHGGKTQSQRNRTLDGFRGGSVSVLIATNVAARGIHVDDLDLVVNVDPPADHKDYLHRGGRTARAGQSGTVVTLVLPDQRREMDRLMSAAGITPQNVRVQPGDAELARITGARTPSGVPVPVTAAQPSGGGRAPRRRTQPAARDTHGRAGRPRSRGARQGVSSRNT; translated from the coding sequence ATGTCCCGTAACCGTCCGCGCGGCCGGCGTCCCGCCGCACGCAACGGCTCCGCCCCCCGCAACGGCTCCGCCCCTCGCACCGAGGCCGCCCCGCCGAAGGCCACCACACCGGCCCTGCCGCCGGTCGCGTCGTTCGCCGAGCTGGCCATGCCGTCCGCGCTCCTGGAGGCCCTGGCACGCCAGGGCGTCACCGCGCCGTTCCCGATCCAGGGGGCGACCCTGCCGGACGCGCTGAACGGGCGTGACGTCCTCGGCCGCGGCCGCACCGGCTCGGGCAAGACCCTGGCCTTCGGGCTCGCCCTGCTCGCCCGCACCGCCGGGCGGCGCGCCGAGCCCCGCCACCCCCTGGCCATGGTGCTCGTTCCCACCCGGGAGCTGGCACAGCAGGTCTCCGAGGCCCTCACCCCGTACGCCGAGGCGGTCGGCCTGCGGACGGCCACCGTGGTCGGCGGCCTGTCCCTGACCCGCCAGGCCGCCGCGCTCCGGCGCGGCGCGGAGGTCGTGGTGGCCACCCCGGGCCGGCTCGCCGACCTGATCGAACGCGGCGACTGCCGGCTGGAGCAGGTGGCCGTCACCGTCCTGGACGAGGCCGACCAGATGGCCGACATGGGCTTCCTGCCCCAGGTCACCAGGCTGCTCGACCAGGTCGCGCCGGGCGGTCAGCGGATGCTGTTCTCGGCGACGCTCGACCGCGACGTCGACCGGCTGGTGCACCGCTTCCTGCACGACCCGGTCACCCATTCGGTGGACCCGCCCGCCGGTGCGGTCACCACGATGGAGCACCATCTGCTGCACGTCACCGAGACCGACAAGAACGACGCGATCGCGCACATCGGCGCCCGCGACGGCCGGGTCATCATGTTCGTCGCCAAGAAGCACGCGGCCGACCGGCTCGCCCGGCGGCTGATGTCCAGCGGCGTGCGGGCCGCCGCGCTGCACGGCGGCAAGACGCAGTCCCAGCGCAACCGCACCCTGGACGGCTTCCGGGGCGGCAGCGTGAGCGTGCTCATCGCCACCAACGTCGCCGCGCGCGGGATCCACGTCGACGACCTCGACCTGGTCGTCAACGTCGACCCGCCCGCCGACCACAAGGACTACCTGCACCGGGGCGGGCGCACCGCCCGCGCGGGCCAGTCCGGAACCGTGGTCACCCTGGTCCTGCCGGATCAGCGCCGCGAGATGGACCGGCTGATGTCCGCCGCCGGGATCACGCCGCAGAACGTGCGCGTGCAGCCGGGTGACGCCGAGCTCGCGCGCATCACCGGCGCCCGGACGCCCTCCGGTGTTCCCGTCCCCGTCACGGCCGCCCAGCCGTCCGGCGGCGGGCGCGCTCCCCGCCGGCGCACGCAGCCCGCCGCGCGCGACACCCACGGCCGGGCGGGGCGTCCCCGTTCGCGCGGGGCGCGGCAGGGAGTGTCGAGCAGGAACACCTGA
- a CDS encoding DoxX family protein codes for MYRADRFAEPVLALFRAVTGFLFMIHGVASVFGVLGGNRGTGRAIEFAAWPGWWAAVIQLVCGALVLSGLFTRVAAVLASGSMAYAYFVVHQPDGLLPLRNGGEAAAMYCWAFLLIAVLGPGAWALDSLRARRRVAATPRAISGKAS; via the coding sequence GTGTACAGAGCGGATCGGTTCGCCGAGCCGGTGCTGGCGCTGTTCCGCGCCGTGACCGGGTTCCTGTTCATGATCCACGGGGTGGCCTCGGTGTTCGGCGTGCTGGGCGGCAACCGCGGCACGGGCCGGGCCATCGAGTTCGCGGCCTGGCCGGGCTGGTGGGCGGCGGTCATCCAGCTCGTCTGCGGCGCGCTGGTGCTGTCCGGGCTGTTCACCCGGGTCGCCGCCGTCCTCGCGTCCGGCTCGATGGCCTACGCCTACTTCGTGGTGCACCAGCCGGACGGTCTGCTGCCGCTGCGCAACGGCGGTGAAGCGGCGGCCATGTACTGCTGGGCCTTCCTCCTGATCGCCGTGCTCGGGCCGGGCGCCTGGGCGCTGGATTCGCTCCGCGCCCGCCGCCGGGTCGCGGCCACCCCCAGAGCGATATCCGGAAAGGCTTCATGA
- a CDS encoding alpha/beta hydrolase family protein: MLRKQSLGLLGAGAALVAGLCTAPSAQAAENPYERGPAPTESSVTAVRGPFATSQTSVSSLGVTGFGGGEIYYPTSTSEGTFGAIAISPGFTAYWSSLSWLGPRLASQGFVVFGIETNTTLDQPASRGDQLLAALDYLTQRSSVRSRVDASRLAVAGHSMGGGGSLEAAKDRTSLKAAIPIAPWNTDKTWPEVRTPTMIIGGESDSVAPVSSHAIPFYTSLSAAPEKAYLELDNASHFFPQTSNTTMAKYMISWMKRFIDNDTRYDQFLCPAPRAIGDISDYRDTCPNG; this comes from the coding sequence ATGCTTCGCAAGCAGTCACTCGGCCTGCTCGGGGCCGGCGCAGCTCTGGTGGCAGGGCTGTGCACCGCCCCCTCCGCCCAAGCGGCCGAGAACCCCTACGAGCGCGGCCCCGCCCCGACCGAGTCGAGCGTGACCGCGGTCCGCGGCCCGTTCGCCACCTCCCAGACCTCGGTGTCCAGCCTGGGCGTGACCGGCTTCGGCGGCGGCGAGATCTACTACCCCACCTCCACCAGCGAGGGCACCTTCGGCGCGATCGCCATCTCGCCCGGGTTCACCGCGTACTGGTCGAGCCTGTCCTGGCTCGGGCCGCGCCTGGCCTCCCAGGGCTTCGTGGTCTTCGGCATCGAGACCAACACCACCCTGGACCAGCCCGCCAGCCGCGGCGACCAGCTGCTGGCCGCCCTCGACTACCTGACCCAGCGCAGCTCGGTCCGCTCCCGGGTGGACGCCTCCAGGCTCGCCGTGGCCGGCCACTCGATGGGCGGCGGCGGCAGCCTGGAGGCCGCCAAGGACCGCACCTCGCTGAAGGCCGCCATCCCCATCGCCCCGTGGAACACCGACAAGACCTGGCCCGAGGTCCGCACCCCCACCATGATCATCGGCGGTGAGTCCGACAGCGTCGCGCCGGTCTCCTCGCACGCCATCCCCTTCTACACGAGCCTGAGCGCGGCTCCCGAGAAGGCGTACCTGGAGCTGGACAACGCCAGCCACTTCTTCCCGCAGACCTCCAACACGACCATGGCCAAGTACATGATCAGCTGGATGAAGCGGTTCATCGACAACGACACCCGCTACGACCAGTTCCTGTGCCCGGCGCCGCGCGCGATCGGCGACATCTCCGACTACAGGGACACCTGCCCCAACGGCTGA
- a CDS encoding cold-shock protein: MATGTVKWFNAEKGFGFIEQDGGGADVFAHFSNIAGNGYRELQEGQKVSFDITQGQKGLQAENIVAS; encoded by the coding sequence ATGGCCACCGGTACCGTGAAGTGGTTCAACGCTGAAAAGGGCTTCGGCTTCATCGAGCAGGACGGCGGCGGCGCCGACGTCTTCGCGCACTTCTCGAACATCGCCGGCAACGGCTACCGGGAGCTGCAGGAGGGCCAGAAGGTGTCCTTCGACATCACCCAGGGCCAGAAGGGCCTGCAGGCGGAGAACATCGTCGCCTCCTGA
- a CDS encoding rhomboid-like protein: MLKIMKSGGAGASRHNAGTISYLALLLATHVVVFRLLSPASERRVLAAVSTNLADMTWSAPLRLVGSALVVDFSGTFLDTALIVGLGIAVCLGLLERRLGTARAFGVFATAHVLVTLAVLAVVAAAVPTGRYPEAVTHELDYGVSFGALGAIGAVTWLLPAWLRLPWAAVAVLYPLTAADWYGWLPDYSSVGHVLSAATGVIMSALLVRPRAAPAPQT, translated from the coding sequence GTGTTGAAGATCATGAAGAGCGGTGGGGCCGGGGCTTCGCGCCACAACGCGGGCACGATCTCGTACCTGGCCCTCCTGCTGGCCACCCATGTCGTGGTGTTCCGCCTGCTGTCACCGGCCTCGGAACGGCGCGTGCTGGCCGCCGTCAGCACCAACCTCGCCGACATGACCTGGTCGGCGCCGCTGCGCCTCGTCGGCAGCGCCCTGGTCGTCGACTTCTCCGGCACGTTCCTGGACACCGCCCTGATCGTGGGGCTGGGCATCGCGGTGTGCCTGGGCCTGCTGGAACGCCGCCTCGGCACCGCCCGGGCCTTCGGCGTCTTCGCGACCGCGCACGTCCTCGTCACGCTCGCCGTCCTGGCCGTCGTCGCGGCGGCCGTCCCTACGGGCCGCTACCCCGAGGCGGTCACGCACGAGCTCGACTACGGCGTCAGTTTCGGCGCGCTCGGCGCCATCGGCGCGGTCACCTGGCTCCTGCCCGCGTGGCTGCGGCTCCCCTGGGCGGCCGTCGCCGTCCTCTACCCGCTGACCGCCGCCGACTGGTACGGATGGCTGCCCGACTACTCCAGCGTGGGCCACGTGCTGTCCGCCGCCACCGGCGTGATCATGTCTGCCCTGCTCGTACGGCCCCGGGCCGCCCCCGCCCCGCAGACCTGA
- a CDS encoding alpha/beta hydrolase — translation MTSGNGRGRALGAAGALAAVLVVLPGGARADPGPAPASGAEVIDEKQVRPRVVDLTVRSPALAGTGKVRLLTPDGWEQRGATRTWPVLYLLPGGHGEYESFTEEYDIERLPELRNVLVVTPQMPFFGFYSDWWNDGRGGAPAVETFHLDEVRTLLERGYGAGPRRAIAGESQGGYGAVKYAARHPGMFRAAASYSGFLSPPQYVKAISGGAEYLKVDWRRIWGDPVRQRDIWLANDPYHLAERLRGTPVYISSGDGTPGVYDDPVDPDPVIPGMQDLAAFFPEEVVSLTEAVMADESRTVAHRLTEVGVPVTTHFYRGTHGTPYWKRELRRSLPMLLRALNGGPSRG, via the coding sequence ATGACAAGCGGAAACGGCCGCGGACGGGCCCTGGGAGCCGCCGGAGCGCTGGCGGCGGTGCTGGTGGTCCTCCCGGGCGGCGCCCGCGCCGATCCCGGCCCGGCGCCGGCGTCGGGCGCCGAGGTGATCGACGAGAAACAGGTCCGGCCCCGGGTGGTCGACCTGACCGTGCGGTCACCCGCGCTGGCGGGCACGGGCAAGGTCAGGCTGCTGACACCCGACGGCTGGGAACAACGGGGCGCGACCCGCACGTGGCCGGTCCTCTACCTGCTGCCCGGCGGGCACGGCGAGTACGAGTCGTTCACCGAGGAGTACGACATCGAGCGGCTGCCGGAACTGCGGAACGTCCTCGTCGTGACGCCGCAGATGCCGTTCTTCGGCTTCTACAGCGACTGGTGGAACGACGGCCGGGGCGGAGCCCCGGCCGTGGAGACCTTCCACCTGGACGAGGTGCGCACGCTGCTCGAACGCGGCTACGGCGCCGGGCCCCGCCGCGCGATCGCCGGCGAGTCCCAGGGCGGGTACGGCGCCGTCAAGTACGCCGCGCGCCATCCCGGAATGTTCCGCGCGGCGGCCAGCTACAGCGGTTTCCTGAGCCCTCCGCAGTACGTGAAAGCGATCAGCGGGGGCGCGGAGTACCTGAAGGTGGACTGGCGCAGGATCTGGGGAGACCCGGTGCGGCAACGCGACATCTGGCTGGCCAACGACCCGTACCACCTGGCCGAGCGCCTGCGAGGCACACCGGTGTACATCTCGTCCGGCGACGGCACCCCCGGCGTCTACGACGACCCCGTCGACCCCGACCCCGTCATCCCGGGTATGCAGGACCTCGCCGCCTTCTTCCCCGAGGAGGTCGTCTCCCTCACCGAGGCGGTGATGGCGGACGAGAGCCGCACGGTGGCGCACCGCCTCACCGAGGTCGGCGTCCCGGTCACCACGCACTTCTACCGCGGCACGCACGGAACGCCGTACTGGAAGCGCGAACTGCGCCGCTCCCTCCCCATGCTGCTGCGCGCGCTGAACGGCGGTCCGTCCCGCGGCTGA